Proteins from a genomic interval of Fusarium oxysporum Fo47 chromosome I, complete sequence:
- a CDS encoding UTP--glucose-1-phosphate uridylyltransferase-domain-containing protein, translating into MASAIKSALPTHLKPNSGDEQGNERRHGKTRSHMAFENTSTNVAAAQMRNALTNLAETVKDPEQKKLFETEMDNFFALFRRYLNDKAKGNAVDWDRIAPPAQGQVVDYEDLANTESVQFLNKLAVLKLNGGLGTSMGCVGPKSVIEVRDGMSFLDLSVRQIEYLNRTYDVNVPFILMNSFNTNDDTAAIIKKYEGHNVDILTFNQSRYPRVYKDSLLPVPKHNDSPINEWYPPGHGDVFESLYNSGILDKLLERGIEIIFLSNVDNLGAVVDLRILQHMMETNAEYIMELTNKTKADVKGGTIIDYEGSVRLLEIAQVPKEHVNEFKSIKKFKYFNTNNIWLNLKAIKRVVENDELEMEIIPNGKTIPGDKKGESDISIIQLETAVGAAIRHFNNAHGVNVPRRRFLPVKTCSDLMLVKSDLYTLKHGQLQMSAARFGDAPLIKLGGDFKKVSDFQKRIPSIPKVLELDHLTITGAVNLGRGVTLKGTVIIVATEGSTIDIPPGSILENVVVQGSLRLLEH; encoded by the exons ATGGCCAGTGCTATCAAGAGTGCGCTGCCTACCCACCTCAAGCCCAACAGCGGCGATGAGCAGGGCAATGAGCGTCGTCATGGCAAGACGCGCAGTCACATG GCTTTCGAGAACACCTCCACCAACGTCGCTGCTGCTCAGATGCGAAATGCTCTGACCAACCTCGCCGAGACCGTCAAGGATCCCGAACAGAAGAAG TTGTTCGAGACTGAGATGGACAACTTCTTCGCCCTTTTCCGACGATACCTCaacgacaaggccaagggcaacGCCGT AGACTGGGATCGCATTGCTCCTCCCGCTCAGGGTCAGGTTGTCGATTACGAGGATCTTGCCAACACCGAGTCTGTCCAGTTCCTGAACAAGCTGGCTGTTCTCAAGCTCAATGGTGGTCTGGGAACCTCCATGGGTTGTGTCGGCCCCAAGTCCGTTATTGAGGTCCGTGACGGCATGTCCTTCCTCGATCTTTCCGTCCGACAGATCGAGTACCTGAACCGTACCTACGACGTTAATGTCCCTTTCATTCTCATGAACTCCTTCAACACAAATGACGACACcgccgccatcatcaagaagtACGAGGGCCACAACGTCGATATCCTTACCTTCAACCAGTCTCGATACCCCAGAGTATACAAGGACTCTCTCCTCCCCGTCCCCAAGCATAACGACTCTCCCATCAACGAGTGGTACCCCCCTGGCCACGGTGACGTTTTCGAGTCTCTCTACAACTCTGGCATTCTcgacaagcttctcgagcgAGGCATCGAGATTATCTTTCTTTCCAACGTCGACAATCTGGGCGCCGTGGTCGACCTTCGCATTCTCCAGCACATGATGGAGACAAACGCTGAGTACATCATGGAGCTgaccaacaagaccaaggccgacGTCAAGGGTGGTACAATCATCGACTATGAGGGCTCAGTCCGCCTGCTCGAAATTGCCCAGGTACCCAAGGAGCATGTCAACGAGTTCAAGTCtatcaagaagttcaagtacttcaacaccaacaacatctggctcaacctcaaggccatcaagcgTGTGGTAGAGAACGACGAACTCGAGATGGAGATTATCCCCAACGGCAAAACCATTCCTGGTGACAAGAAGGGCGAGTCCGATATCTCTATCATCCAGCTCGAGACCGCTGTCGGTGCTGCTATCCGTCATTTCAACAACGCTCACGGTGTCAACGTTCCCCGTCGACGATTCTTGCCCGTCAAGACCTGTTCCGATCTGATGCTCGTCAAGTCTGATCTCTACACATTGAAGCATGGCCAGCTTCAAATGAGTGCCGCTCGCTTCGGTGACGCACCCCTGATCAAGCTTGGTGGTGACTTCAAGAAGGTCTCAGACTTCCAGAAGCGAATCCCCTCCATTCCTAAggtgctggagctggatCACCTCACCATCACCGGTGCCGTCAACCTTGGCCGCGGCGTAACGCTCAAGGGCACTGTTATCATCGTCGCGACAGAGGGCAGCACCATCGACATTCCCCCTGGATCGATCCTTGAGAACGTGGTTGTCCAGGGTAGCTTGCGCCTGCTCGAACATTAA
- a CDS encoding uncharacterized protein (of unknown function-domain containing protein) gives MGSTETVPFWNMNIPKDQRTEECPDFLQGLHKKDQGILSTPDQEYHIFSWAEVRDIIQTNRLEKFKRVPSELRRYKAFTFYLKQKYGSIANFIHEHRLGWSTPLTPRGAPFEFEDDYKILWNDAPYGVDPRIAHLVVWTKFDLVEDPATGDLTDKARKEIDDFVTKTFRAHIPEENVLWFRNWHSLQSVNTVQHFHVMLFNPDPDFVRKVTKGDVPRAGMEVYK, from the exons ATGGGGAGCACAGAAACTGTTCCTTTCTGGAACATGAACATTCCCAAGGACCAGAGAACCGAAGAGTGTCCTGACTTTCTCCAAGGCCTCCACAAGAAAGATCAAGGCATTCTGTCCACCCCAGACCAAGAGTACCACATCTTCTCTTGGGCCGAAGTCCGCGACATCATCCAAACAAACCGCTTAGAAAAGTTCAAGCGTGTTCCCTCAGAGCTTAGACGCTACAAAGCCTTTACATTCTATCTGAAACAGAAGTACGGCAGTATCGCCAACTTCATTCATGAACATCGTCTTGGATGGAGTACTCCACTGACGCCGCGCGGAGCACCGTTTGAGTTCGAGGACGATTATAAGATCCTATGGAATGATGCTCCTTACGGAGTAGATCCGAGAATAGCGCACCTTGTCGTGTGGACAAAGTTCGACCTCGTAGAAGATCCCGCCACGGGAGATTTGACAGACAAGGCAAGAAAAGAGATTGATGATTTTGTGACAAAGACCTTTCGAGCGCATATCCCAGAGGAGAAT GTTCTTTGGTTTAGGAACTGGCATTCTTTGCAATCGGTCAATACCGTGCAGCACTTTCACGTCATGCTCTTCAACCCCGATCCCGACTTTGTACGGAAGGTCACGAAGGGAGACGTTCCACGGGCAGGAATGGAGGTTTACAAGTGA
- a CDS encoding glycoside hydrolase superfamily, with product MWSGLRVPHFLGGTRPRSPTPTPTVDDPQQRNHLLGDWTDIEQNRIMKEGNERQNEDEELDQDLGPTKKTSRRVRFADFEKPTTQRRSWIRTRTRRCSCLRSPSSAILFAALLLCLGVGYVYRWKVETALHRSWIPDAASERFSQNPLPPPPEHLQITNYTLPLRTRGRDIVDVNGRRFKLASVNWYGASDEFFVAGGLDIQHRDDIAKTIKKLGFNSVRLPYADELVIKNPVVEEKHLRANPDLVGLRALDIFHIIVQTLTKSGIAVIVNNHITSATWCCGADPCDAGWSNDHLGPICRVRQTEDEWIQHWETIMLPHINNPLVIGVDLRNEIRGLWGTMPWSKWAPAAERCGNRLLQMNRDWLVIVEGTESSNDLSKVCKRPILLDVTHRLVYSAHVYAWSGWGSWEGRFLQRDYDSFAKTMHHNWGYIVDKQIAPVWVGEIGAPVQPSVGDANYWQHLVRFLQEKDSDFGYWALNARKPKGNATERYGLLQDDWKTPVLDYRMKDMLELMSA from the coding sequence ATGTGGTCAGGTCTTCGCGTGCCGCATTTCCTTGGCGGGACACGGCCCCGCTCTCCGACTCCGACTCCGACGGTGGACGACCCCCAACAACGGAACCACTTACTGGGCGACTGGACGGATATCGAGCAGAATCGTATCATGAAGGAAGGGAATGAGCGTCAAaacgaggatgaagaattgGATCAAGACTTAGGACCGACGAAAAAAACCAGCCGTCGTGTTCGATTCGCTGACTTCGAGAAGCCAACAACTCAAAGGCGATCCTGGATCCGGACACGAACACGGAGATGTAGTTGTCTACGTAGTCCAAGTAGCGCAATTCTCTTCGCTGCTTTATTACTGTGTCTTGGAGTCGGATACGTATATCGCTGGAAGGTCGAGACCGCATTGCATCGGAGCTGGATCCCTGATGCTGCCAGCGAACGATTCAGCCAGAACCCGTTGCCCCCGCCTCCAGAGCATCTTCAAATCACCAACTATACACTCCCTTTACGGACGAGAGGACGAGATATTGTAGATGTCAACGGCCGTCGTTTCAAGTTGGCCTCGGTGAACTGGTATGGTGCCAGTGATGAGTTTTTTGTCGCCGGAGGTTTGGATATCCAACATCGCGATGATATTGCAAAGActatcaagaagctcggcTTCAATAGTGTGAGGCTACCTTATGCTGATGAGTTGGTCATCAAGAATCCAGTTGTCGAAGAAAAACACCTTCGCGCAAACCCtgacttggtcggtctgAGGGCACTGGACATCTTCCATATTATTGTTCAGACGCTGACTAAGTCGGGCATCGCTGTCATTGTGAACAACCACATAACCAGCGCAACCTGGTGTTGCGGTGCTGATCCTTGTGATGCTGGCTGGTCGAATGATCATTTGGGCCCCATCTGTCGCGTGCGGCAGACCGAGGACGAATGGATCCAGCACTGGGAGACTATCATGCTTCCACACATCAACAACCCGCTTgtcattggtgttgatctCAGGAATGAGATCCGCGGCCTTTGGGGAACCATGCCGTGGTCGAAGTGGGCGCCAGCTGCTGAAAGATGCGGCAACCGACTTCTTCAGATGAATAGGGACTGGCTTGTCATAGTCGAGGGCACCGAGTCTTCCAACGATCTGTCCAAAGTGTGTAAACGTCCTATCCTGTTGGATGTTACCCACCGACTAGTATACTCAGCACACGTGTACGCTTGGTCTGGTTGGGGAAGCTGGGAGGGCCGTTTCCTTCAGCGAGACTACGACTCATTCGCGAAGACGATGCACCATAACTGGGGATACATCGTCGATAAGCAGATTGCTCCTGTGTGGGTTGGCGAGATCGGGGCGCCTGTGCAGCCGTCTGTTGGTGACGCCAATTACTGGCAGCACTTAGTTCGTTTCCTCCAGGAGAAAGATTCTGATTTTGGATACTGGGCGCTGAATGCCCGGAAGCCGAAGGGGAATGCAACGGAGAGATATGGACTACTACAAGATGATTGGAAGACTCCAGTGCTTGATTACCGGATGAAGGATATGCTCGAGCTCATGTCGGCTTGA
- a CDS encoding ammonium transporter AmtB-like domain-containing protein — MSYVIPGPPTAFNGTNEELGGDSTTENLNQWYQSGDQAFIILSACLVLLMVPGIAFLYSGLARRKSALSMLWVVMMSFSVIVFQWYFWGFSLAFSTTANNPFIGDLKHFGLMKVWGAPSVGSPLVPALLYSFYQMMFCAVTGALTVGAVAERGRVVPSMVFIFFWATLVYCPLAYWVWNPNGWGFVNGVLDYAGGVPVEIGSGMSAFAYSWVLGRRNEKMMMNFRPHNISLITLGTMFLWFGWLGFNGGSSFGANLRAVMACWNSCLTAMFAAMTWCILDFRLARKWSMVGWCSGTISGLVAATPASGFLDPWASIILGVVAGVACNFATKIKFLVRIDDSLDVFAEHGVGGIVGLIFNAFFARGSIIGLDGVNTGATGGFMDGNYVIIGWQIAAIVAASAYAFVMSAIIAKIIDFIPGLKLRASEEAELLGMDDDQHGEFSYDYVEVRRDFLAWSPHRGEPAEDGDVLEPTHGIQEHQSMMNPSESDDVRKTPSLNTPDVVAPDAVITEKHA; from the exons ATGTCTTATGTTATCCCTGGACCCCCGACTGCCTTCAATGGCACCAACGAAGAGCTTGGTGGTGATTCCA CTACCGAGAACCTCAACCAATGGTACCAATCCGGCGACCAGgccttcatcatcctctccgCCTGTCTCGTCCTTCTCATGGTCCCTGGCATCGCCTTCCTGTACTCTGGTCTTGCCCGAAGAAAGTCGGCCCTCTCCATGCTCTGGGTTGTTATGATGTCCTTCTCCGTCATTGTCTTCCAGTGGTACTTCTGGGGCTTCTCTCTCGCCTTCTCTACAACTGCCAACAACCCCTTCATCGGTGATCTCAAGCATTTCGGTCTTATGAAGGTCTGGGGTGCTCCCTCAGTCGGATCTCCTCTTGTCCCTGCTCTGCTTTACTCTTTCTATCAGATGATGTTCTGCGCCGTCACTGGCGCTCTTACAGTCGGTGCTGTCGCCGAGCGAGGCCGCGTTGTGCCGAGCAtggtcttcatcttcttctgggctACTCTTGTCTATTGCCCTCTCGCGTACTGGGTCTGGAACCCCAATGGTTGGGGCTTCGTTAACGGCGTTCTCGACTACGCTGGTGGTGTTCCCGTCGAGATCGGCTCTGGCATGTCCGCGTTCGCTTACTCTTGGGTTCTGGGCCGCCGCaatgagaagatgatgatgaacttcCGTCCTCACAACATCTCTCTCATCACTCTCGGTACCATGTTCCTCTGGTTTGGTTGGCTCGGCTTCAATGGTGGCTCTTCTTTCGGTGCTAACCTCCGTGCTGTTATGGCTTGCTGGAACTCCTGCCTCACTGCCATGTTTGCTGCTATGACTTGGTGCATTCTCGATTTCCGCCTGGCTCGCAAGTGGTCCATGGTCGGCTGGTGCTCTGGCACTATCTCtggtcttgttgctgctACTCCTGCTTCCGGTTTCCTCGACCCTTGGGCTAGCATCATCCTGGGTGTTGTCGCTGGTGTCGCTTGTAACTTTGCCACCAAGA TCAAGTTCCTTGTTCGAATTGACGACTCTCTCGATGTCTTTGCCGAGCACGGTGTCGGTGGTATCGTTGGCCTCATCTTCAATGCTTTTTTCGCCCGTGGCTCCATCATTGGCCTCGACGGCGTCAACACCGGTGCTACAGGTGGCTTCATGGATGGAAACTACGTCATTATTGGCTGGCAAATCGCTGCCATTGTCGCTGCCTCCGCTTATGCCTTCGTCATGTCTGCCATCATTGCTAAGATCATCGACTTCATTCCTGGACTGAAGCTCCGTGCCTCTGAAGAGGCTGAGCTCCTTGGTATGGATGACGATCAGCACGGCGAGTTCTCTTACGACTACGTCGAGGTCCGCCGAGACTTCCTTGCTTGGAGCCCTCACCGTGGTGAGCCCgctgaggatggtgatgtaCTTGAGCCTACCCATGGCATCCAGGAGCACCAGTCTATGATGAACCCAAGCGAATCCGATGACGTCCGCAAGACTCCTTCTCTTAACACACCCGATGTTGTTGCACCCGACGCGGTGATTACCGAGAAGCATGCTTAA
- a CDS encoding histidine phosphatase superfamily, whose amino-acid sequence MAPASGILKSKAAPGASGYQPVHQDEGDGHDDGPREPPAQPIIPRGPIRSYRNTIMLLSGLVVILMAINLYLSLPLAFSGSGSGSCPGDPPRVPQYFQTSPQLWPGVTETGKPAFMAQTHVFEPTATFVPNDPLQTSIPIEGMKEGNRSIFQMMGYLSPYSPSTGFGVDEYPIPPGAEIVQVQMLSRHGARYPTPGSNVATLGERLANASAGLKTSGALEFLMDWKYELGKAILVPRGRQELFESGVLHSYMYGSLYNPQSKLIVRTTTQDRMLKSAENWMAGFFGLEWTNNATIEVIIEAPGFNNSLAGGLNCPNSDKADYVTPVAAWYKKYLKDATARFNNVTKGFTWTPADVWAAQNMCPYETVAYGFSRFCDLFTYEEWEHFGYSIDLGFSSGAGFQSPVGRATGLGYQQEVMARLKNHTLGYSGSQINTTLDSMKETFPLNQSLYFDFSHDTNIISILTAFGLRQFSEELPTDKYPGEHEFVVSKLTPFGARLDIEIIKAPSPVSPKRDGYLDGKETKYIHFVLNQRTVPLGRSFPECDVNRKDGWCDLDTFIEVQDKMAEKAQFDYSCFGDYSSLPYGKVTDGVPPS is encoded by the exons ATGGCTCCAGCTTCAGGAATTCTCAAGTCAAAAGCAGCCCCGGGTGCTTCGGGCTATCAGCCAGTGCATCAAGATGAGGGTGATGGTCACGATGATGGCCCTAGGGAGCCTCCCGCTCAACCAATCATACCGCGTGGTCCAATTCGCTCATACAGGAACACCATAATGCTTCTCTCGGGCCTTGTCGTTATTCTTATGGCCATAAACCTCTATCTTAGTCTTCCACTTGCCTtctccggctccggctccggctcaTGTCCGGGTGACCCACCCCGGGTTCCCCAGTATTTTCAGACCTCGCCGCAACTATGGCCCGGCGTTACTGAAACTGGAAAGCCGGCTTTCATGGCACAAACCCATGTCTTTGAGCCTACTGCCACCTTTGTCCCCAATGATCCGTTGCAGACATCTATCCCTATCGAAGGCATGAAGGAGGGTAACCGGAGCATCTTCCAGATGATGGGTTACCTGAGTCCTTATTCTCCATCTACAGGCTTCGGCGTGGACGAGTATCCAATCCCTCCAGGTGCTGAGATCGTTCAGGTCCAGATGCTTTCTCGTCATGGTGCTCGATATCCAACCCCAGGTTCGAACGTCGCAACCCTTGGCGAGCGACTTGCCAATGCTTCGGCTGGCCTCAAGACCAGTGGCGCCCTTGAGTTTTTGATGGACTGGAAATACGAACTCGGAAAGGCTATCCTAGTCCCAAGGGGTCGACAGGAGCTCTTCGAGTCTG GTGTCTTGCATAGTTACATGTATGGTAGCTTGTACAACCCTCAAAGCAAACTCATCGTCCGAACTACA ACTCAGGATCGCATGCTGAAATCTGCAGAAAACTGGATGGCTGGCTTTTTTGGCCTCGAGTG GACCAATAATGCCACTATCGAAGTGATCATCGAGGCCCCTGGTTTCAACAACTCCCTTGCTGGAGGGCTGAACTGCCCCAACTCTGACAAGGCGGACTATGTGACTCCTGTAGCCGCATGGTATAAGAAGTACCTCAAAGACG CAACTGCCCGATTCAATAATGTGACAAAGGGTTTCACGTGGACACCAGCAGACGTCTGGGCTGCACAAAACATGTGTCCCTATGAAACTGTTGCATACGGCTTTAGTAGATTCTGTGATCTCTTTACATACGAGGAATGGGAACACTTTGGCTACTCTATCGACCTTGGATTCTCTTCGGGGGCTGGGTTCCAAAGCCCAGTAGGC CGAGCTACTGGCCTTGGCTACCAGCAAGAGGTCATGGCAAGGCTTAAGAATCATACCCTCGGTTACTCTGGCTCCCAGATTAACACGACACTGGATAGCATGAAGGAGACATTTCCTCTGAACCAAAGTCTTTACTTTGACTTTTCTCACGACACCAACATTATCTCTATCCTGACAGCCTTTGGCCTTCGCCAGTTTTCTGAGGAGCTTCCCACTGACAAATATCCCGGTGAACATGAGTTCGTTGTTTCTAAACTGACTCCTTTCGGTGCGCGTTTAGACATCGAAATCATTAAGGCGCCCAGCCCTGTCTCACCAAAGAGAGACGGCTACCTTGATGGCAAAGAGACCAAGTACATTCACTTCGTACTAAACCAACGGACTGTGCCTTTGGGCAGGAGTTTTCCGGAATGTGACGTCAACCGTAAGGACGGCTGGTGTGACCTGGATACGTTCATCGAGGTTCAGGACAAGATGGCAGAAAAGGCACAGTTCGACTACTCTTGCTTCGGAGATTACTCGTCATTACCATATGGTAAGGTAACAGACGGTGTGCCGCCTTCTTGA